tgtaattatCTGTTTTCCATTAAAGAATATATATGCTATTGCCTAGGAAAATAGACAAAGAGAGAAATAGTTAATATATGTTGTAATCGTTTTGCATTTGTATATAAGTATGCATTCATTACACTATTACTTCAAAATTTCATATAATTTCTCAATATATATTACACACTCCTAAAATAATTGGACCAGTTAACGATTTGAATATACTATAAAtccattattaattattattaaaatcgAACGTGTATTCTAAATTTGACAATTTACACAAACTTTAAAATCGAACGTGTGTTCTAAATTTGACAATTTATACAAAGTCTGTCATAATAATAAcgacaaaataaataaaaacttaaaTCAAACTGCATTTTGGCTCtattaattataaatgataaataaagcTGACCCACAATTAATATCTGGGGAAAAAGAATATTGAAAGGTGCTTTCCTTTGAACGGGGTTATGATTCTAGTGTCCCGTCACTTTCCACGACTTCAATTATATTTCGAAATTctaaatttcataaaatgatcaaatatcacTTTTTCCATAATAGTGGAGAATTTCAAGAAATGTAACTTTATTTTTTCAGGTCGAATAATTCTGCCCCCATATTTATACTAGgaatacttaattaattaacccaccttttgaattttgatatatTCGCAAAATAAAGTGAGATGGAGATGGAATCTTTTCCGAAagttcaaaattttcttatgtGAAGATATTCTCTTTGGGTATGTAAtgctttatttgtttattatacTCCCTTATTTATAAAACTATAGCTATAAGAGTCTCATTGTATTTTagtttgaaataaaatataagtgaaatTTGTTAATGGAACGTGGATCTATTATCacttatggtaaaaatgaatcGAACTTCTATTCATAGATtgatcaaaatggaaaaacgaaaCTTTTATTCACGGAGGGAGGTGTATACTTCCGATTTTCAAAATTCAGATATTGTATTATAAATTAGACCATGAATATAATAACATTATTATATACAATTAATTCTAAAATAAGATACTCTCTTTAAATTTATATCtgtatttattactccatatatGAATTTTGTCAAGTTTTTAACTTTAGCAAATTATATTATTCACTCAATAAAGATTAATACTTATAtcattttatatgtattttCCTCCAAACTATTTATGactttctcaaaaaaaaaaaaaaaaagaaacggcaaaaaaaaagaaaagctcAAAAGAAAAAGAGTGTTGTAGTCTTGAGCTCGAAGCCGTTCTAGGCTATGGAAACGGGCAGATGGGGCAGCCCTTCTCACCGTTCGGGCAGCTCTCGAACAGTGAACAATTCACACACACCccccaaaaaagaaaaacgaTTATTATCCCACACTTCTCactgcagagagagagagagagagagagaggtgataTCCATTCTATACAGAGCGAAACTGAAAAGCAAAGTACAGAGGTAAAAAAGTTTGCAGAGAGCTATTGAAAGTGTTGGGAAAGTATCAAGACTACTAAAGTACACATTTTTACTCACacattcaagaaaaaaaaatactcatttCGATTTCTGGGGTTTCCAAGTCCAGGTTGTGTGATGGGATCGGTTTCTTGAGAGGAGAAAATCAAAAAAATCGAAGCTTTGGGGCTAAATGAGGGAGAATGGCATCTGGGTTTTTGTGGGTTTTCTGTAAATGCTGTGGATTTCACCGTTTGGATCTGAGGTGTTGTGGGTTTGAGCTATAGATACAGTTTCTTTGTGTGTATATGTGGGGATGATGATGAGGAAGTTGATGGGGAGATGGAGCTTGGTTTCTCTGGTGGTTTGGTTGATCTTGGTGGTGCATATTTTTGCTAATATGGAAGGTTTGTATTCTTTGATGTggatatttaaataatattgggccttttttttgttttgaaagGGATTCTTGATTTGTTCCTCTGAATGTGCTTTTCTATTTCTGGTTTGAGCAATTTCAGCTGTTTGatttttagtttgatattgCAGCGGTTTTGTAAGGTGAGAAGTTAAAATGCATTTGTGTTTATGCCCTTATTGGATTATTGATTGAATTTCCTCCATGATTTTGTGAATTTGTTCATTTAGATATGTGTGTTAAGCAAGAAATTTGAGATTATTCTTGCAGATATGCTACTCTTTGGGCATTTCTTGTGAAAAATTATGGCTGTTTTGCAATGTGGATGGAAATTTATTGCGAATAGGATGTTATTAGGGATTAGAAGCCTAGGAGTTGTAATTGGAATTGCTTGATTTCATGTTTGTGCACAAAATGTGTGTTTTAGATACATTTATGCAATGTGTTGCCGAACGAGCTGTTGATGCGTTGACAGTTTTACTCGTAGCGTCTGATTTGAACCGTGGCATGTTTGAATAGGTGATGCCTTGCATAGCCTTAGGACAAACTTACAAGATCCTAATAATGTGCTGCAAAGCTGGGACCCGACCCTTGTCAACCCGTGCACATGGTTTCATGTCACCTGCAACAACGATAACAGCGTGATAAGAGTGTAAGAATCTGCTCGTTGTACCCCTCGTCTCATGCTTGTCGGAGTGTTGGCCTAATCTGTTTTGATCGCCTCTGTTTTCAGTGATCTAGGAAATGCTGCTTTGTCAGGCCAATTGGTCCCACAACTCGGCCTATTGAAGAATTTGCAGTACCTGTAAGCATCGTTTGTTGCTTTTCCTTTTTCGTGATTTCAACTATTGATCTGGCAGTGTTCTTATATTTCAAAAACTGAGTTGGAAGAGAAATGCAGAAACATTATGATATGATTTTGATGCCTTGACATGACAATAAGCGAATATGCTTGATTTTTGTATCTTATTTTCGATCAAAGTCAATGAATAAGTTGCTGTGTTAGTATAAATAGTGTATCCTATTTGCACTCATGTTGTTTCTGTTGATTTATACGACGCGACAGTGAGTTATACAGTAACAACATTAGCGGGCCAGTTCCGGGTGATCTTGGAAATCTGACTAATCTGGTGAGCCTGGACCTGTACTTGAACAGTTTCACGGGTCCCATTCCTGAATCATTGGGGAAGCTGTCGAAACTGCGGTTCCTGTGAGTGAAATTCTCTTAGTCGAGCAAATAGGATATGCATTTCTATTAACAACATATTGTTGCTTCGTGAATCTTATTGTTTGCTGTTATGTTTTTGTAAGTATAGCCGGCTTAACAACAACAGCTTATCGGGCCCCATCCCTATGTCATTGACCAACGTCTCGGCCCTACAAGTGCTGTGAGTGTCCGGAGTTCGTCTAAAATACTTATTTTCTGTTCTTGACGCGCATTTATGAAACAGGGTAGTGATTATCATCGCATTGTCGTGAATTCGTGCAGGGATTTATCAAATAACCAGCTCTCAGGTGCGGTTCCGGATAACGGCTCCTTTTCGTTGTTCACGCCTATCAGGTATTCCGATCATGCTTCTATTAGCACTAATTTGGAACGACGTCTTCCAGTGCGGCCTCCCTCTTTTATCGGCTTCTGACATAGatgatgtgcgttcacagttttGCAAATAATATGAACCTGTGCGGCCCTGTCACTGGACGGCCATGCCCGGGATCTCCTCCGTTTTCTCCACCCCCTCCTTTTATCCCGCCACCCCCTATCTCGTTACCAGGTATTCTTAGTTTAATATCATAGCTTTTTCAGCGACTCGATAAAATTGAATTGGCTTGTATTCCTACTTACTTGATGTAAATGCAGGAGGGAATAGTGTAACGGGAGCCATTGCTGGTGGAGTTGCCGCTGGTGCTGCTCTGCTATTCGCTGCACCGGCAATCGCCTTTGCCTGGTGGCGTAGGAGAAAACCACAGGAATATTTCTTTGATGTACCAGGTAAAGTGATTTTGATTCAGCAATGTAACTCTATGGAACAATCTTGTCGTTTCTCGTTAACTTATCTGATCACGCTTGCAGCTGAGGAGGACCCCGAAGTGCATCTCGGACAGCTCAAGAGATTCTCTCTCCGAGAGCTGCAAGTCGCGACCGACACTTTCAGCAACAAGAATATTCTGGGGAGAGGCGGCTTCGGGAAGGTATATAAAGGACGCCTCGCGGATGGCACTCTGGTTGCCGTTAAACGACTCAAGGAGGAGAGGACACCTGGCGGAGAGCTTCAGTTTCAAACAGAGGTCGAGATGATAAGTATGGCCGTGCACCGTAACCTTCTTAGACTCCGTGGCTTTTGTATGACTCCGACGGAACGGTTGCTCGTTTATCCGTACATGGCTAATGGGAGCGTTGCATCATGTTTACGAGGTGCCTTCCTTTTCTCATTGAATAGTATTTACTTCGATGTTAAGTGTTTTTAGAAGCTAAAGAAACTCGTCCATTTGCGTCTGTTGCAGAACGTCCGCCTAATGAGCCGCCGCTCGATTGGCCGACTAGGAAGCGCATCGCTCTCGGATCCGCCCGGGGCTTATCGTATTTGCACGACCATTGTGACCCGAAGATCATTCACCGTGACGTCAAAGCTGCGAACATCTTGCTAGACGAGGAGTTCGAGGCTGTTGTTGGTGATTTCGGTTTGGCTAAACTTATGGATTATAAGGATACCCATGTGACGACTGCTGTACGTGGAACTATCGGACATATAGCTCCGGAGTACCTATCCACGGGAAAATCATCTGAGAAAACCGACGTCTTTGGATATGGGATCATGCTTCTCGAGCTGATAACTGGGCAGAGAGCTTTCGATTTGGCTCGCCTTGCGAATGACGATGATGTCATGTTGCTCGATTGGGTACGTAATCGcctttttatttgttaattttattatattcgaATTCGAATTTCTCGTGAAGATGGATAGGTAGGAATTTTGTATTTCACTTGACAGTCTTTAGTGATTGTAGGGAAATGAGATAATAATGTCagttaaataattaaaagtaGTTGGTATAATTAATGAATAGTCAAATGAATAATTTATAAATGATTAAAGCTAAGGTTAATTAGTGTTGTAGGAATTATTAACATTATTTTTAAGCCATGTTTTGACCTATGAGTAACTTAGAAGATGTTTTGACTCCATATTGTTACATTTAGTATATGATCAACCTACAAAAATAGTAAGATTTTGTAAATTCTTGAATTTTCTTGACACTTGACGATGACCCAATCGATGCAATATGAGACGTTGCACACGATGCTAGGTCGTTTTGTTATCCCTGTATTTACTAGTATTAAGTAAAGGGAACCGGTTAGCATCTCGGATTGAAT
This genomic interval from Salvia splendens isolate huo1 chromosome 13, SspV2, whole genome shotgun sequence contains the following:
- the LOC121762320 gene encoding somatic embryogenesis receptor kinase 2, which gives rise to MMMRKLMGRWSLVSLVVWLILVVHIFANMEGDALHSLRTNLQDPNNVLQSWDPTLVNPCTWFHVTCNNDNSVIRVDLGNAALSGQLVPQLGLLKNLQYLELYSNNISGPVPGDLGNLTNLVSLDLYLNSFTGPIPESLGKLSKLRFLRLNNNSLSGPIPMSLTNVSALQVLDLSNNQLSGAVPDNGSFSLFTPISFANNMNLCGPVTGRPCPGSPPFSPPPPFIPPPPISLPGGNSVTGAIAGGVAAGAALLFAAPAIAFAWWRRRKPQEYFFDVPAEEDPEVHLGQLKRFSLRELQVATDTFSNKNILGRGGFGKVYKGRLADGTLVAVKRLKEERTPGGELQFQTEVEMISMAVHRNLLRLRGFCMTPTERLLVYPYMANGSVASCLRERPPNEPPLDWPTRKRIALGSARGLSYLHDHCDPKIIHRDVKAANILLDEEFEAVVGDFGLAKLMDYKDTHVTTAVRGTIGHIAPEYLSTGKSSEKTDVFGYGIMLLELITGQRAFDLARLANDDDVMLLDWVKGLLKEKKLEMLVDPDLQSNYIESEVEQLIQVALLCTQSSPMDRPKMSEVVRMLEGDGLAEKWDEWQKVEVHRQEVELAPHPTSDWIVDSTENLHAFELSGPR